From a single Micromonospora pallida genomic region:
- a CDS encoding MFS transporter, with the protein MSDERPLHEGPATFSEVFAQREYRAVLSATTLSWIGDYIAKAAVTVLVYRETDSVALSAAAFAVSYLPWLIGGPLLSTVADRCRYRAVMVNSDLLRMVLIALVAIPHLPVWAILALLFTTTLANPPAQAARSALMPVILTGDKLVVGLSLNSSVGQAAQVTGYLLGAAIATASPTAALLVNAASFGASALLVRLGVRDHARVNTGEPRTSLLRETGAGFRIVFGTPVLRSIAVLVFCSMLFSIVPEGLAGAWAGERSGAGVGAAATQAVIMAAAPVGFILGGLIIGRAVRPTRRVALIRPFAVLAPLVLVPALFDPPPGVVALLVAVCGFSVAGLLPVANGLFVRALPDGYRARAFGVMATGMQVIQGFAVIVTGLLAERFSIPGVVGLWSAAGVLLMLVVVARWPSAAAFDAAIAAAKAPGARPRGEMSTTAGTGATGSATPTATAAGTGATGRATPAGDEGPLAGRRAAAGGTATL; encoded by the coding sequence GTGTCCGACGAGCGACCCCTCCACGAAGGTCCGGCCACCTTCAGTGAAGTGTTCGCCCAGCGCGAGTACCGGGCGGTCCTCTCGGCCACCACCCTCTCCTGGATCGGTGACTACATCGCCAAGGCGGCGGTGACCGTCCTGGTCTACCGGGAAACCGACTCGGTGGCCCTCTCGGCGGCGGCGTTCGCGGTGAGCTACCTGCCGTGGCTGATCGGCGGTCCGCTGCTGTCCACGGTGGCCGACCGGTGCCGGTACCGGGCCGTGATGGTCAATTCCGACCTGCTTCGGATGGTGCTGATCGCGCTGGTCGCCATCCCGCACCTGCCGGTCTGGGCGATCCTCGCCCTGCTCTTCACCACCACGCTGGCCAACCCGCCGGCCCAGGCCGCGCGCTCCGCGCTCATGCCGGTGATCCTCACCGGCGACAAACTGGTGGTCGGCCTCTCCCTCAACAGCAGCGTCGGGCAGGCCGCCCAGGTGACCGGCTACCTGCTCGGCGCCGCCATCGCCACGGCCAGCCCCACCGCCGCGCTACTGGTCAACGCGGCCAGCTTCGGCGCGTCCGCGTTGCTCGTGCGGCTCGGCGTCCGCGACCACGCCCGGGTGAACACCGGCGAACCGCGCACGTCGCTGCTGCGGGAGACCGGGGCCGGCTTCCGGATCGTCTTCGGCACCCCGGTGCTGCGATCGATCGCCGTGCTGGTGTTCTGCTCGATGCTCTTCTCCATCGTCCCCGAGGGGCTGGCCGGCGCCTGGGCCGGTGAGCGCTCGGGCGCGGGCGTGGGCGCCGCCGCCACCCAAGCGGTGATCATGGCGGCCGCGCCGGTCGGTTTCATCCTCGGTGGCCTGATCATCGGGCGGGCCGTCCGGCCCACCCGTCGGGTGGCCCTGATCCGTCCGTTCGCCGTGCTGGCCCCCCTGGTGCTGGTGCCGGCCCTGTTCGACCCGCCGCCGGGCGTGGTGGCGCTGCTCGTCGCGGTCTGCGGCTTCTCGGTGGCCGGGCTGCTGCCGGTCGCCAACGGGCTCTTCGTCCGGGCTCTGCCCGACGGCTACCGCGCCCGGGCGTTCGGTGTGATGGCGACCGGCATGCAGGTGATCCAGGGCTTCGCGGTGATCGTCACTGGCCTGCTCGCCGAGCGGTTCTCCATCCCCGGGGTGGTCGGGCTGTGGAGCGCGGCCGGCGTGCTCCTGATGCTCGTGGTGGTGGCCCGCTGGCCGAGCGCCGCCGCCTTCGACGCCGCCATCGCCGCCGCGAAGGCACCCGGCGCACGCCCCCGCGGCGAGATGTCGACTACCGCCGGGACCGGGGCGACCGGAAGCGCCACGCCGACCGCGACCGCTGCCGGCACCGGGGCGACCGGCCGCGCCACGCCGGCCGGTGACGAGGGCCCGCTGGCGGGCCGGCGGGCGGCGGCGGGCGGCACCGCGACGCTGTGA